A region from the Pseudonocardia petroleophila genome encodes:
- a CDS encoding ABC transporter ATP-binding protein, with amino-acid sequence MSKVAAGVDAPRSVAPGTIPRIWRFAAPYRGWLLAFLLLTVVMATIGVATPVLAGQVVNAIVGGGTASAAAATVVALAAGIAGLAILEAVTGLASRWFSSRIGEGLIVDLRKAVYTHVQTMPVAFFTRTRTGALVSRLNNDVIGAQSAITSTLATVLSNSIQLALALGVMLTLAWQVTLLALLLLPIFVLPARRMGRTIADLRRESADLNAGMGSQMTERFSAPGATLVKLFGRPDEEAADFGERAERVRDIGVRTAMVSRVFVTALSLVSALAQALVYGLGGYLAVTGQIEPGTVVTLALLLTRLYTPMTALANARVDVMTALVSFERVFEVLDLDPMIRERPDPLPLPDGPVSVALRDVRFGYPSAEQVSLASLEEVAVLDQRPSEEVLHGVDLEVGAGQLLALVGSSGAGKSTIASLVPRLYDVDSGAVTLSGVDVRDLAFADLRGAVGVVTQDGHLFHSSIAENLRYAKPDATDAEIVEALRRARLGELFESLPDGLDTVVGERGYRLSGGERQRLTIARLLLARPRVVILDEATAHLDSESESAVQEALVEALSGRTAIVIAHRLSTVRRADTIAVVEHGRVVESGTHEELIAAGGRYAVLHRTQFAQQPDPDPPHDGIECGIDGCTVRHSEEHLVR; translated from the coding sequence ATGAGCAAGGTGGCGGCCGGGGTGGACGCGCCGCGGTCGGTCGCACCCGGGACGATCCCGCGGATCTGGCGCTTCGCCGCCCCCTACCGCGGCTGGCTGCTGGCGTTCCTGCTGCTCACCGTCGTGATGGCGACCATCGGCGTCGCGACGCCGGTGCTCGCGGGGCAGGTCGTCAACGCGATCGTCGGGGGCGGCACGGCGTCGGCGGCCGCCGCGACCGTCGTCGCGCTGGCGGCGGGCATCGCGGGACTGGCGATCCTCGAGGCGGTCACCGGGCTGGCGTCGCGGTGGTTCTCCTCCCGCATCGGCGAGGGCCTGATCGTCGACCTGCGCAAGGCCGTCTACACCCACGTCCAGACGATGCCGGTGGCGTTCTTCACCCGGACCCGCACCGGGGCGCTGGTCAGCCGGCTCAACAACGACGTCATCGGGGCGCAGTCGGCGATCACCTCGACGCTGGCGACGGTGCTGTCCAACTCGATCCAGCTCGCCCTCGCGCTCGGGGTGATGCTGACGCTGGCCTGGCAGGTCACGCTGCTGGCCCTGCTGCTGCTGCCGATCTTCGTGCTCCCGGCCCGGCGGATGGGGCGCACCATCGCCGACCTGCGCCGCGAGTCCGCCGACCTCAACGCCGGCATGGGCTCCCAGATGACCGAGCGGTTCTCCGCGCCCGGGGCCACGCTGGTCAAGCTGTTCGGCCGCCCCGACGAGGAGGCCGCCGACTTCGGCGAGCGGGCCGAGCGCGTCCGCGACATCGGGGTGCGCACCGCGATGGTCTCCCGCGTGTTCGTCACCGCGCTGTCGCTCGTCTCGGCGCTGGCCCAGGCCCTGGTCTACGGCCTCGGCGGCTACCTGGCCGTCACCGGGCAGATCGAGCCGGGCACGGTCGTCACCCTCGCGCTGCTGCTCACCCGCCTCTACACGCCGATGACGGCACTGGCCAACGCCCGCGTCGACGTCATGACGGCGCTGGTGTCGTTCGAGCGGGTCTTCGAGGTGCTCGACCTCGACCCGATGATCCGCGAGCGCCCCGACCCGCTCCCGCTGCCGGACGGCCCGGTCTCCGTCGCCCTGCGCGACGTCCGGTTCGGCTACCCGAGCGCGGAGCAGGTGTCGCTCGCGTCGCTGGAGGAGGTCGCGGTGCTGGACCAGCGGCCCAGCGAGGAGGTGCTGCACGGCGTCGACCTGGAGGTGGGCGCCGGGCAGCTGCTGGCGCTCGTCGGGTCGTCGGGGGCGGGGAAGTCGACGATCGCCTCGCTCGTGCCGCGCCTCTACGACGTCGACTCCGGGGCGGTGACGCTGTCCGGCGTCGACGTGCGCGACCTGGCCTTCGCCGACCTGCGCGGCGCGGTCGGCGTCGTCACCCAGGACGGGCACCTGTTCCACTCCTCGATCGCGGAGAACCTGCGCTACGCGAAGCCGGACGCCACCGACGCCGAGATCGTCGAGGCCCTGCGCCGCGCGCGGCTCGGCGAGCTGTTCGAGAGCCTGCCCGACGGGCTCGACACGGTGGTGGGGGAGCGCGGGTACCGGCTCTCCGGCGGTGAGCGCCAGCGCCTGACGATCGCGCGGCTGCTGCTGGCCCGCCCGCGCGTGGTGATCCTCGACGAGGCGACGGCGCACCTGGACTCGGAGTCGGAGTCGGCGGTGCAGGAGGCGCTGGTGGAGGCCCTGTCCGGGCGCACGGCGATCGTCATCGCCCACCGCCTGTCGACGGTGCGCCGCGCCGACACGATCGCGGTCGTCGAGCACGGGAGGGTCGTGGAGAGCGGCACGCACGAGGAGCTGATCGCCGCGGGCGGCCGGTACGCGGTGCTGCACCGGACCCAGTTCGCGCAGCAGCCCGACCCGGACCCGCCGCACGACGGGATCGAGTGCGGCATCGACGGCTGCACCGTGCGGCACAGCGAGGAGCACCTGGTCCGCTGA
- a CDS encoding TetR/AcrR family transcriptional regulator, whose translation MPRVSTDQLAARRQEILDGARTCFARHGYEGATVRRLEQSTGLSRGAIFHYFRDKDALFLALAEQDAERMADVVAADGLVQVMRNLLADPVDERSWLGTRLEVSRRLRTEPEFRERWSAHSAALTRATRARLERQARAGAVRDDVPVAVLAQYLELVMEGLVSHLAMGLSADDLGPVLDLVETAVRR comes from the coding sequence ATGCCCCGCGTCAGCACCGACCAGCTCGCGGCGCGGCGCCAGGAGATCCTCGACGGGGCCCGCACCTGCTTCGCGCGGCACGGCTACGAGGGCGCCACCGTCCGGCGGCTGGAGCAGTCCACCGGCCTGTCCCGCGGCGCGATCTTCCACTACTTCCGCGACAAGGACGCCCTGTTCCTGGCGCTGGCCGAGCAGGACGCCGAGCGGATGGCCGACGTCGTCGCCGCCGACGGCCTGGTGCAGGTCATGCGCAACCTCCTGGCCGATCCCGTCGACGAGCGCAGCTGGCTGGGCACCCGGCTGGAGGTGTCGCGGCGGCTGCGCACCGAGCCGGAGTTCCGCGAGCGCTGGAGCGCGCACTCCGCGGCGCTGACCCGCGCCACCCGCGCCCGCCTGGAGCGCCAGGCCCGGGCCGGGGCGGTGCGCGACGACGTGCCCGTCGCGGTGCTCGCGCAGTACCTCGAGCTGGTGATGGAAGGGCTGGTGTCGCACCTCGCGATGGGCCTGTCCGCCGACGACCTCGGCCCGGTGCTCGACCTGGTGGAGACCGCGGTCCGGAGATAG
- the egtA gene encoding ergothioneine biosynthesis glutamate--cysteine ligase EgtA — protein MSQDVSSGIDEAREADPVRPDPGPSVLRDCADAEAYVASVCFKHGPPRLIGVELEWLLHRRAVPDGPLDVDTLVAALGPHAPTTLDPASPARPLPAGSSVTVEPGGQAELASPPFPDLPGLLRAVRTDSAALLGRLAARGLQPHPRAADSLRPPVRLLQVPRYRAMEQSFDRTGPYGRSAMCSTAAVQVCVDTGEGADAARRWAAVHAVGPVLLAAFANSPVLHGRRTGWKSSRWAAWQACDPARTGPPPLHDTDPDVDPAPAWARRVVASPLLCVRSAGTWTVPRGVTFGDWVNGALPTPPTTADLDYHVSTLFPPVRPHGFLEIRYVDAQPGDGWALPTAVLAAVLADPATVDRVLELCEPARGRWVSGARHGLDDLVLARAAAGVFTLALDRLPGLGAPRWVLDALTTMTERHVLRGLCPADDPVAGDLDAVTAPRLEPGIPEGETA, from the coding sequence GTGAGTCAGGACGTGTCCTCGGGGATCGACGAGGCGAGGGAAGCAGATCCGGTTCGTCCGGATCCGGGTCCGTCGGTGCTGCGCGACTGCGCCGACGCCGAGGCCTACGTCGCGTCGGTCTGCTTCAAGCACGGGCCGCCGCGGCTGATCGGCGTCGAGCTGGAGTGGCTGCTGCACCGCCGGGCGGTGCCGGACGGCCCCCTCGACGTCGACACGCTCGTGGCCGCACTCGGCCCGCACGCCCCCACGACCCTCGATCCCGCGTCACCGGCCCGCCCGCTCCCGGCCGGGTCCTCCGTCACCGTCGAGCCCGGCGGCCAGGCCGAGCTGGCCAGCCCGCCGTTCCCCGACCTCCCGGGCCTGCTGCGCGCGGTCCGCACCGACAGCGCGGCCCTGCTGGGCCGCCTCGCCGCCCGCGGCCTGCAGCCGCACCCCCGGGCCGCCGACTCGCTGCGTCCTCCCGTGCGCCTGCTGCAGGTGCCGCGCTACCGCGCGATGGAGCAGTCCTTCGACCGCACCGGCCCCTACGGCCGCAGCGCGATGTGCTCGACCGCCGCGGTCCAGGTCTGCGTCGACACCGGGGAGGGCGCCGACGCGGCCCGCCGCTGGGCGGCCGTGCACGCCGTCGGGCCGGTGCTGCTCGCCGCGTTCGCCAACTCGCCGGTCCTGCACGGGCGGCGCACCGGCTGGAAGTCCTCGCGCTGGGCGGCGTGGCAGGCCTGCGACCCGGCGCGCACCGGCCCTCCGCCGCTGCACGACACCGACCCCGACGTCGATCCCGCACCGGCGTGGGCGCGTCGCGTCGTGGCGAGCCCGCTGCTGTGCGTCCGGAGCGCGGGCACGTGGACGGTGCCCCGCGGCGTCACCTTCGGCGACTGGGTGAACGGCGCGCTGCCCACCCCGCCCACCACCGCCGACCTCGACTACCACGTCTCCACGCTGTTCCCGCCGGTCCGCCCGCACGGGTTCCTGGAGATCCGCTACGTCGACGCCCAGCCCGGCGACGGGTGGGCGCTGCCCACCGCCGTCCTGGCCGCGGTGCTCGCCGACCCGGCCACCGTCGACCGGGTGCTGGAGCTGTGCGAGCCCGCCCGCGGCCGCTGGGTCTCCGGGGCCCGCCACGGCCTCGACGACCTCGTGCTCGCCCGCGCGGCCGCCGGCGTGTTCACCCTCGCGCTGGACCGGCTACCCGGTCTGGGCGCGCCGCGGTGGGTGCTCGACGCGCTCACCACCATGACCGAGCGCCACGTCCTGCGCGGGCTGTGCCCCGCCGACGACCCGGTGGCCGGCGACCTCGACGCCGTCACCGCCCCCCGTCTCGAACCGGGGATCCCGGAAGGAGAGACCGCATGA
- the egtB gene encoding ergothioneine biosynthesis protein EgtB, with the protein MTATSTQDGDAEALRTRVADLLAASRARSIALTDAVDEADLVAQHSPLMSPLVWDLAHIGSQEELWLVRDVGGREPLRPEIDGLYDAFQHSRASRVELPLLTPSEARTYVAEVRDKALDALGRSPLTGRRLERHGFAFGMIVQHEQQHDETMLATHQLRTGAPVLHAPAPPPGSALPAREVYVPAGPFEMGTSVEPWALDNERPAHTVDVGAYWIDTAPVTNGEYAEFVDAGGYDDPRWWSDAGWRHRVDAGVVAPQFWERDASGAWFRDRFGVRAPVVADEPVVHVCFHEAAAYARWAGKRLPTEAEWEKAARHDPATGRTRRYPWGDDEPTPRHANLGQRHLQPAPVGAYPLGASPLGVHQLIGDVWEWLDTGFHPYPGYETFPYPEYSEVFFGGDYRMLRGGSFGTDPSALRSTFRNWDHPIRRQIFSGFRCARDAGARDAAERGA; encoded by the coding sequence ATGACCGCCACCTCCACCCAGGACGGCGACGCCGAGGCCCTGCGCACCCGCGTGGCCGACCTGCTCGCCGCCTCCCGCGCCCGCAGCATCGCCCTCACCGACGCCGTCGACGAGGCCGACCTCGTCGCCCAGCACTCCCCGCTGATGTCGCCGCTGGTCTGGGACCTCGCGCACATCGGCAGCCAGGAGGAGCTGTGGCTGGTCCGCGACGTCGGCGGCCGCGAGCCGCTGCGCCCCGAGATCGACGGGCTCTACGACGCGTTCCAGCACTCCCGCGCGAGCCGCGTCGAGCTGCCGCTGCTCACGCCGTCGGAGGCCCGGACCTACGTCGCCGAGGTCCGGGACAAGGCCCTCGACGCGCTGGGCCGCAGCCCGCTGACCGGGCGCCGCCTGGAGCGGCACGGGTTCGCGTTCGGGATGATCGTGCAGCACGAGCAGCAGCACGACGAGACCATGCTCGCCACCCACCAGCTCCGCACCGGCGCCCCGGTCCTGCACGCGCCCGCCCCGCCCCCGGGGTCCGCGCTGCCGGCCCGCGAGGTGTACGTCCCGGCCGGGCCGTTCGAGATGGGCACCTCCGTCGAGCCGTGGGCGCTGGACAACGAGCGCCCCGCCCACACCGTCGACGTCGGCGCGTACTGGATCGACACCGCGCCCGTCACGAACGGGGAGTACGCCGAGTTCGTCGACGCCGGCGGCTACGACGACCCGCGCTGGTGGAGCGACGCCGGCTGGCGCCACCGCGTCGACGCCGGGGTGGTCGCGCCGCAGTTCTGGGAGCGCGACGCGTCCGGGGCCTGGTTCCGCGACCGGTTCGGCGTCCGCGCGCCGGTCGTCGCCGACGAGCCGGTGGTGCACGTCTGCTTCCACGAGGCCGCCGCGTACGCCCGCTGGGCCGGCAAGCGGCTGCCCACCGAGGCGGAGTGGGAGAAGGCGGCCCGCCACGACCCCGCCACCGGCCGCACCCGCCGCTACCCCTGGGGCGACGACGAGCCGACGCCCCGGCACGCCAACCTCGGCCAGCGCCACCTGCAGCCCGCCCCCGTCGGCGCGTACCCGCTGGGCGCGTCGCCGCTGGGGGTGCACCAGCTCATCGGCGACGTGTGGGAGTGGCTCGACACCGGGTTCCACCCGTACCCGGGCTACGAGACGTTCCCGTACCCGGAGTACTCCGAGGTGTTCTTCGGCGGCGACTACCGGATGCTGCGCGGCGGCTCCTTCGGTACCGACCCGTCGGCGCTGCGGTCGACGTTCCGCAACTGGGACCACCCGATCCGCCGGCAGATCTTCTCCGGCTTCCGCTGCGCGCGCGACGCCGGAGCGCGTGACGCCGCCGAGCGGGGCGCCTGA
- the egtC gene encoding ergothioneine biosynthesis protein EgtC, producing the protein MCRHLAYVGPPVTLSSLVLDAPHSLRHQSYAPADMRGGGTVNVDGFGAGWYPEPGGAALRYRTSVPIWADDSFAALAAATRTGALLAAVRSATTGMPVTPSANAPFVDGPWLFSHNGRVAGWPDAVAALAGELPVTDLLTLDAPTDAALLWALVRRRLRAGEDPAAVLAGTVTAVGAAAPGSRLNLLLTDGATVWATAWDHALSLRVDDGSALVASEPLDDHPSWTEVPDRHLVVARPGRHRLDPLLTTTGVR; encoded by the coding sequence GTGTGCCGACATCTGGCCTACGTCGGGCCACCGGTGACGCTGTCGTCGCTGGTCCTCGACGCCCCGCACTCGCTGCGGCACCAGTCCTACGCGCCTGCCGACATGCGCGGCGGGGGCACCGTGAACGTCGACGGGTTCGGCGCGGGCTGGTACCCCGAGCCGGGCGGTGCCGCCCTGCGCTACCGCACGTCGGTGCCGATCTGGGCCGACGACTCGTTCGCGGCCCTCGCCGCAGCCACCCGGACCGGGGCACTGCTCGCCGCGGTCCGCTCGGCCACCACGGGGATGCCGGTCACGCCGAGCGCCAACGCCCCCTTCGTCGACGGGCCGTGGCTGTTCAGCCACAACGGCCGCGTCGCGGGCTGGCCGGACGCCGTGGCCGCGCTGGCCGGCGAGCTGCCGGTCACCGACCTGCTCACCCTCGACGCCCCGACCGACGCCGCCCTGCTGTGGGCCCTGGTCCGGCGCCGGCTGCGCGCGGGCGAGGACCCGGCCGCCGTGCTCGCCGGCACCGTCACCGCGGTCGGCGCGGCGGCGCCGGGGTCGCGGCTCAACCTCCTGCTCACCGACGGCGCGACGGTCTGGGCCACCGCCTGGGACCACGCGCTGTCGCTGCGGGTCGACGACGGATCGGCGCTCGTCGCGTCCGAACCGCTCGACGACCACCCCTCCTGGACCGAGGTGCCCGACCGGCACCTGGTGGTGGCCCGCCCGGGCCGGCACCGCCTGGATCCGCTTCTGACGACAACGGGAGTCCGATGA
- the egtD gene encoding L-histidine N(alpha)-methyltransferase, with protein MNALLDVHLTDGDADRALRADAAAGLTAVPKSLPPKWFYDARGSALFEDITELPEYYPTRTEAALLAQSVDEIAAASGAQTLVELGSGSSSKTRLLLDAFGRTGTLRRYVPQDVSESALRLAMDALAVEYPDLELHGVVGDFTQHLDRLPRGGRRMVAFLGGTIGNLTRDERYAFLRQLRGVLEPGEQLLLGTGLVVEESVMVPAYDDAAGVTAEFNRNVLHVLNRELRADFDVEAFRHRALWDAENSWIEMRLVAQRAMTVRVAELDLTVEFAQGEEMRTEISTKFRPDGVAEALEDTGYAVTRTWTDPDDRFALTLATAV; from the coding sequence ATGAACGCCCTGCTCGACGTCCACCTCACCGACGGCGACGCCGACCGCGCCCTGCGCGCCGACGCCGCCGCCGGCCTGACCGCCGTACCCAAGTCGCTGCCGCCCAAGTGGTTCTACGACGCCCGCGGCAGCGCGCTGTTCGAGGACATCACCGAGCTCCCCGAGTACTACCCGACCCGCACGGAGGCGGCGCTGCTCGCGCAGAGCGTCGACGAGATCGCGGCGGCCTCCGGGGCGCAGACGCTCGTCGAGCTGGGGTCGGGGTCGTCGTCGAAGACGCGGCTGCTGCTCGACGCGTTCGGGCGCACCGGGACGCTGCGCCGGTACGTGCCCCAGGACGTCAGCGAGTCGGCGCTGCGCCTGGCGATGGACGCGCTCGCCGTGGAGTACCCGGACCTGGAGCTGCACGGGGTCGTCGGGGACTTCACCCAGCACCTCGACCGGCTCCCGCGCGGGGGGCGGCGGATGGTCGCGTTCCTCGGGGGCACGATCGGCAACCTCACCCGCGACGAGCGCTACGCCTTCCTCCGGCAGCTGCGCGGGGTGCTGGAGCCGGGGGAGCAGCTGCTGCTGGGCACCGGTCTGGTCGTCGAGGAGTCGGTGATGGTGCCCGCCTACGACGACGCGGCGGGCGTGACCGCGGAGTTCAACCGCAACGTGCTGCACGTGCTCAACCGCGAGCTGCGCGCCGACTTCGACGTCGAGGCGTTCCGGCACCGGGCGCTGTGGGACGCGGAGAACAGCTGGATCGAGATGCGGCTGGTGGCGCAGCGGGCGATGACGGTGCGGGTCGCCGAGCTGGACCTGACCGTCGAGTTCGCCCAGGGGGAGGAGATGCGCACCGAGATCTCCACGAAGTTCCGCCCCGACGGCGTGGCCGAGGCGCTGGAGGACACCGGCTACGCGGTGACCCGCACCTGGACCGACCCCGACGACCGCTTCGCCCTGACGCTGGCCACCGCCGTGTGA
- a CDS encoding cupin domain-containing protein, producing MSTDWRDDGVRVIPPDALDTNTPQTPGMHRAAAVTHARAGAEKLWAGTVTIHPGARTGAHHHGELESVIYVVRGRARMRWGENLEFVAEAGPGGFIFVPPWVPHQEINALDDEPLECVLTRSGQDPVVVNLEIEGVAEPEHVPWVDPLHRA from the coding sequence GTGAGCACCGACTGGCGAGACGACGGCGTCCGGGTGATCCCGCCCGACGCCCTCGACACGAACACCCCGCAGACCCCCGGCATGCACCGGGCCGCCGCGGTCACCCACGCGCGGGCCGGGGCGGAGAAGCTGTGGGCGGGCACCGTGACCATCCATCCCGGTGCCCGCACCGGCGCCCACCACCACGGCGAGCTGGAGAGCGTGATCTACGTGGTGCGGGGCCGGGCCCGGATGCGCTGGGGCGAGAACCTGGAGTTCGTCGCGGAGGCGGGGCCGGGCGGGTTCATCTTCGTGCCGCCGTGGGTGCCGCACCAGGAGATCAACGCCCTCGACGACGAGCCGCTGGAGTGCGTGCTGACCCGCAGCGGGCAGGACCCGGTGGTGGTCAACCTCGAGATCGAGGGCGTGGCGGAGCCGGAGCACGTGCCCTGGGTCGACCCGCTGCACCGGGCCTGA
- a CDS encoding FAD-dependent monooxygenase: MQNTDIIVSGGGIAGPALAHWLTRYGFRATVVERAPAPRTGGQAVDLRGAGRTVVARMGLTDRLREVTLHQRGIAWVDADGRVTARMPVEAFGGEGIVSAHEILRGDLAAVLAGAGPDVEHVHGDTITGLDEDADGVTVTFENAPPRRVGLVVGADGLHSAVRTLTFGDGGVRPLGLRTAWFTAPAAPDLDGWYLTHRAPGLVASLRPGRLPHESKAELSFRTASTDRREPAEWVEEFAARFAGVGWRAGWLVEAMRDAPDLAVDAVSQVHMPRWSRGRVVLLGDAGYCPTPLTGLGTSLALVGAYVLAGELAAAGGDHRVAFDRYERVLRPYVAQAQTLPPGGVGGYAPNSRLAIRAGAAALRAMTRRPVRPLLERQFAKADAIDLPDYTALAAAV, translated from the coding sequence ATGCAGAACACCGACATCATCGTGTCCGGCGGCGGCATCGCCGGCCCGGCGCTCGCCCACTGGCTCACCCGGTACGGCTTCCGGGCCACCGTCGTGGAGCGGGCGCCCGCCCCGCGCACCGGCGGCCAGGCCGTCGACCTGCGCGGCGCGGGACGCACCGTCGTCGCGCGGATGGGGCTCACCGACCGGCTCCGCGAGGTCACCCTCCACCAGAGGGGCATCGCGTGGGTCGACGCCGACGGCCGGGTGACCGCCCGGATGCCCGTCGAGGCGTTCGGCGGCGAGGGCATCGTCTCCGCGCACGAGATCCTGCGCGGCGACCTCGCCGCGGTGCTGGCCGGCGCGGGCCCGGACGTCGAGCACGTCCACGGCGACACGATCACCGGCCTGGACGAGGACGCCGACGGGGTCACCGTCACCTTCGAGAACGCGCCGCCGCGCCGCGTCGGGCTGGTGGTCGGCGCCGACGGCCTGCACTCCGCCGTCCGGACCCTGACCTTCGGCGACGGCGGCGTCCGCCCGTTGGGCCTGCGCACCGCCTGGTTCACCGCACCCGCCGCACCCGACCTCGACGGCTGGTACCTCACGCACCGCGCGCCCGGCCTCGTCGCGTCGCTGCGGCCCGGCCGCCTGCCGCACGAGTCGAAGGCCGAGCTGAGCTTCCGGACGGCGTCGACGGACCGCCGGGAGCCCGCGGAGTGGGTCGAGGAGTTCGCGGCCCGGTTCGCGGGCGTCGGGTGGCGGGCGGGGTGGCTGGTCGAGGCCATGCGGGACGCCCCGGACCTCGCCGTCGACGCCGTGTCACAGGTCCACATGCCCCGCTGGTCGCGCGGGCGGGTGGTGCTCCTCGGGGACGCGGGCTACTGCCCCACTCCCCTGACCGGTCTGGGCACGAGCCTCGCCCTGGTCGGGGCGTACGTGCTGGCGGGCGAGCTCGCCGCGGCGGGCGGCGACCACCGCGTCGCGTTCGACCGCTACGAGCGGGTGCTCCGGCCCTACGTCGCGCAGGCCCAGACGCTCCCGCCCGGCGGGGTCGGCGGGTACGCCCCGAACAGCCGCCTGGCCATCCGCGCGGGGGCGGCGGCCCTGCGGGCGATGACCCGCCGGCCCGTGCGTCCGCTGCTGGAGCGGCAGTTCGCGAAGGCCGACGCCATCGACCTGCCCGACTACACGGCTCTCGCCGCCGCGGTCTGA
- a CDS encoding TetR/AcrR family transcriptional regulator C-terminal domain-containing protein produces the protein MTTTGSAAITGELRRRILSGELAPGERVPSTRAITREWGVAIATASRVLAALQAEGLVRAVPGVGTVVAAPADPSAPTEPGVAAPPWARSRAPATDRAVPEPVLTPERIVGAAVRVADVEGLTAVSMRRVAADLGVVPMALYRHVGDKDDLVVRMLDAALGEWRPPVDAPAGWRPRVEVAVRALWAGFRRHPWLAHALSITRPQLIPAGMAYSEWVLSALDPHLEPTEAFDVHLMLINFVRGTAVGLESERDAEAASGLDNEEWMAEQEPALLALVSSGDFPHLQRMVSGEYDLDVDALFERGLRLLLDGLAVQFDRSADASRTAAPPWTRA, from the coding sequence GTGACGACGACGGGTTCTGCGGCCATCACCGGTGAGCTGCGCAGGCGGATCCTGTCCGGGGAGCTGGCGCCGGGGGAGCGGGTGCCGTCGACGCGGGCGATCACGCGCGAGTGGGGCGTCGCCATCGCCACCGCGAGCCGGGTCCTCGCGGCGCTGCAGGCCGAGGGGCTGGTGCGGGCCGTCCCGGGCGTCGGCACGGTCGTCGCGGCCCCCGCGGACCCGTCGGCCCCCACCGAACCCGGTGTCGCGGCACCGCCGTGGGCCCGGTCGAGGGCGCCCGCCACCGACCGCGCGGTCCCGGAGCCGGTCCTCACGCCCGAGCGGATCGTCGGCGCGGCGGTGCGGGTCGCCGACGTCGAGGGGCTCACGGCGGTGTCGATGCGCCGGGTCGCGGCCGACCTCGGGGTCGTGCCGATGGCGCTCTACCGGCACGTGGGCGACAAGGACGACCTCGTCGTGCGGATGCTCGACGCGGCGCTGGGGGAGTGGCGCCCGCCCGTCGACGCCCCGGCCGGGTGGCGGCCGCGCGTCGAGGTCGCGGTGCGGGCGCTGTGGGCGGGGTTCCGGCGCCATCCGTGGCTGGCGCACGCGCTGTCGATCACCCGGCCGCAGCTGATCCCGGCGGGCATGGCGTACTCGGAGTGGGTGCTGTCCGCGCTCGACCCGCACCTGGAGCCGACGGAGGCGTTCGACGTCCACCTCATGCTGATCAACTTCGTGCGCGGCACGGCGGTGGGGCTGGAGTCCGAGCGCGACGCCGAGGCCGCGTCGGGGCTCGACAACGAGGAGTGGATGGCCGAGCAGGAGCCCGCCCTGCTCGCGCTCGTGTCGTCGGGGGACTTCCCGCACCTGCAGCGGATGGTGTCCGGGGAGTACGACCTCGACGTCGACGCCCTGTTCGAGCGGGGCCTGCGCCTGCTGCTCGACGGCCTGGCGGTGCAGTTCGACCGCAGCGCCGACGCAAGCCGCACCGCCGCCCCGCCCTGGACCCGCGCCTGA
- a CDS encoding sulfite exporter TauE/SafE family protein, which translates to MVVVVAGLVVAVGALVQGTVGFGLALVAAPLLAILDAALVPVPLLMITAVHALLTLRREFGDTDWPGVGWALLGRLPGIGIGVLAVSTLPPRAFVAVVGLTVLVCAGLSVIRWRPRPTVPALLVAGFVSGAGGTSSSIGGPPVALLYQAATGPRVRSTLAAYFTAGTLLSIGALALAGQVTAQALTAGGLLLVPMLAGFALSGPARPLLDRGWTRPAVVGLAAAGAVALLVQAATG; encoded by the coding sequence GTGGTGGTCGTCGTGGCGGGGCTCGTGGTGGCGGTCGGGGCGCTCGTCCAGGGGACGGTGGGGTTCGGGCTGGCCCTGGTGGCCGCTCCCCTGCTCGCGATCCTGGACGCCGCGCTGGTCCCCGTGCCGTTGCTGATGATCACCGCGGTGCACGCCCTGCTGACGCTGCGCCGCGAGTTCGGCGACACCGACTGGCCCGGCGTCGGCTGGGCCCTGCTCGGGCGCCTGCCCGGCATCGGGATCGGGGTGCTCGCGGTGTCCACGCTCCCCCCGCGGGCCTTCGTGGCCGTCGTCGGGCTGACCGTGCTGGTGTGCGCGGGCCTGTCGGTGATCCGCTGGCGGCCCCGCCCGACCGTGCCCGCCCTGCTCGTCGCCGGGTTCGTGTCCGGGGCCGGCGGCACGTCGTCGTCGATCGGGGGCCCGCCGGTCGCCCTGCTCTACCAGGCCGCCACCGGACCCCGCGTCCGCTCCACGCTCGCGGCCTACTTCACCGCGGGCACCCTGCTCTCGATCGGTGCGCTGGCGCTGGCCGGGCAGGTCACCGCCCAGGCCCTGACGGCCGGTGGGCTGCTGCTCGTCCCGATGCTCGCCGGGTTCGCGCTGTCGGGCCCCGCCCGCCCCCTGCTCGACCGCGGCTGGACCCGCCCCGCGGTGGTGGGCCTGGCCGCGGCGGGCGCCGTCGCGCTGCTGGTCCAGGCCGCGACCGGCTGA